A window of the Streptomyces sp. NBC_01351 genome harbors these coding sequences:
- a CDS encoding TetR family transcriptional regulator — protein sequence METTQQAGEPGAADRRRRELLEAADRVVLRDGPKASMNAIAAEAGITKPILYRHFGDKAGLYQALAVRHTDALLDSLRAALDAPAERRRRVESTLETYLAAIEARPQVYRFLMHPAEDSQTTERGFDVGLHSAPLLRRLGEELAQVIAERVDLGPGGDRLARVWGHGIVGMMHAAGDWWLGERPCERAELVAALTDLLWGRLATAGNREDGPGF from the coding sequence ATGGAGACCACTCAGCAGGCCGGCGAGCCCGGAGCGGCCGATCGCCGGCGGCGGGAGCTGCTCGAAGCGGCCGACCGGGTCGTACTCAGGGACGGCCCCAAGGCCTCCATGAACGCCATCGCGGCCGAGGCCGGCATCACGAAGCCGATCCTCTACCGCCACTTCGGCGACAAGGCGGGCCTCTACCAGGCCCTCGCCGTCCGGCACACGGACGCCCTGCTCGACTCGCTGCGGGCCGCGCTCGACGCCCCGGCCGAGCGGCGCCGCCGGGTGGAGTCCACCCTGGAGACCTACCTGGCCGCCATCGAGGCCCGCCCGCAGGTCTACCGCTTCCTGATGCACCCCGCCGAGGACTCCCAGACCACGGAGCGCGGCTTCGACGTCGGCCTGCACTCGGCGCCGCTGCTGCGTCGGCTCGGCGAGGAGCTGGCGCAGGTGATCGCCGAACGGGTCGACCTCGGCCCCGGCGGCGACCGCCTGGCCCGGGTCTGGGGCCACGGCATCGTCGGCATGATGCACGCGGCGGGCGACTGGTGGCTGGGCGAACGCCCCTGCGAGCGCGCGGAACTGGTCGCCGCCCTCACGGACCTCCTCTGGGGCCGCCTCGCCACCGCCGGCAACCGCGAAGACGGCCCGGGCTTCTAA
- a CDS encoding ABC transporter permease, translating to MARMAGRRLLFAGPVLLAVTFGVFAIAALSPFDPVKAYAGTAGLTASQAELDQLRANLGVDRALVPRWWDWLTSALTGDLGTSSVMRRPVAEVIGERLGWSVLLAVCAFAVAVLAGTALGVLAARRRGGPLDRCATSLAYTLEAAPAFWLALLAIWLFSIRLGVLPSGGLTDAASEVVTAGQVATHLVLPALVLGISQLPWFYLYVRQGVADALDEDPVRGARARGLAERKVLLGHALRSGMLPMLTLIGSRVPELITGALLVETVFSWPGIAAATVEAATSVDFSLLAALTVLATAAVLAGNLLSDLLYGLADPRVGFDG from the coding sequence ATGGCACGGATGGCGGGTCGGCGGCTCCTCTTCGCCGGCCCCGTCCTGCTCGCCGTGACCTTCGGCGTCTTCGCCATCGCCGCACTGTCCCCCTTCGACCCCGTCAAGGCCTACGCGGGCACCGCCGGACTGACCGCCTCGCAGGCCGAACTCGACCAACTGCGGGCCAACCTCGGCGTGGACCGGGCCCTGGTCCCGCGCTGGTGGGACTGGCTCACCTCCGCCCTCACCGGCGACCTCGGGACCTCCTCCGTCATGCGGCGGCCCGTGGCCGAGGTCATCGGGGAGCGGCTGGGCTGGTCGGTGCTGCTCGCGGTCTGCGCCTTCGCCGTGGCCGTACTGGCGGGCACCGCCCTCGGGGTGCTCGCCGCGCGCCGCCGGGGCGGCCCGCTGGACCGGTGCGCGACCTCGCTCGCCTACACCCTGGAGGCCGCCCCGGCCTTCTGGCTGGCCCTGCTGGCCATCTGGCTCTTCTCGATCCGGCTCGGCGTGCTGCCCTCGGGCGGCCTGACGGACGCCGCCAGCGAGGTGGTCACTGCCGGGCAGGTCGCCACGCACCTGGTGCTGCCCGCGCTGGTGCTGGGCATCTCCCAACTCCCCTGGTTCTACCTGTACGTCCGCCAGGGCGTGGCCGACGCGCTGGACGAGGACCCCGTGCGCGGGGCCCGGGCCCGCGGGCTGGCCGAGCGGAAGGTACTGCTCGGACACGCGCTGCGCTCCGGCATGCTGCCGATGCTGACGCTGATCGGCTCCCGGGTGCCGGAGCTGATCACCGGAGCGCTGCTGGTGGAGACCGTGTTCTCCTGGCCGGGCATCGCGGCGGCCACGGTGGAAGCCGCCACCTCCGTGGACTTCTCGCTGCTCGCGGCGCTGACCGTGCTGGCCACGGCGGCGGTGCTGGCCGGGAACCTGCTGTCCGACCTGCTGTACGGGCTGGCGGACCCGAGGGTGGGCTTCGATGGCTGA
- a CDS encoding DUF5999 family protein → MCSHQPPCPSADSADHDAAHTVASHPEQGWSLLCNGVVVFDDTGELLPEGQTVEPRRPALV, encoded by the coding sequence ATGTGCTCCCACCAGCCCCCCTGCCCGTCCGCCGACAGCGCCGATCACGACGCCGCCCACACCGTGGCCTCCCACCCCGAACAGGGATGGAGCCTGCTCTGCAACGGCGTGGTCGTCTTCGACGACACCGGTGAACTGCTCCCCGAAGGCCAGACGGTGGAACCCCGCCGCCCGGCCCTGGTCTGA
- a CDS encoding fibronectin type III domain-containing protein, whose amino-acid sequence MRRTAPTLALCLAVAALTACTSPDTRPPAAPAGLTAQTGSATSVHVMWDAAPEPEGVSGYQVLEAGRLVRELPAEKTMVDVTGLSPQTGYAFTVRALDAAGNLSAPGPEVRVTTPAAKAEDRQAPTAPASTTARATGPRAAWVAWSASTDDTGVTAYDVYQGGVRIHTAEPGASGTALSGLQPDTVYTFTVRARDGADNSSPDGPAVDVTTPPASGGGPGTAPAELTATASPGTVTLTWTAPDTGRPTSEYELYVNGRATTVIQFGAGAVPSGRAEHRLTVTEPAGTVWAVKLRARLPDGNWGAFSAERSITLMG is encoded by the coding sequence GTGCGACGCACCGCCCCCACGCTCGCCCTCTGCCTGGCCGTCGCCGCCCTGACGGCCTGCACCTCTCCCGACACCCGGCCCCCGGCCGCCCCCGCCGGGCTCACCGCCCAGACCGGCAGCGCCACCAGCGTGCACGTCATGTGGGACGCGGCGCCCGAGCCGGAGGGGGTGAGCGGCTACCAGGTCTTGGAGGCCGGCCGCCTGGTGCGCGAACTCCCCGCCGAGAAGACCATGGTGGACGTCACGGGCCTCAGCCCGCAGACCGGCTACGCCTTCACGGTCCGGGCGCTGGACGCCGCCGGGAACCTCTCCGCGCCGGGCCCGGAAGTACGCGTGACCACCCCGGCGGCCAAGGCCGAGGACCGGCAGGCCCCCACCGCCCCGGCCTCGACCACGGCCCGCGCGACGGGACCCCGGGCCGCCTGGGTGGCCTGGTCCGCCTCGACCGACGACACGGGCGTGACCGCGTACGACGTCTACCAGGGCGGCGTACGCATCCACACCGCGGAGCCCGGCGCGAGCGGCACCGCACTGAGCGGCCTCCAGCCCGACACCGTCTACACCTTCACCGTCCGCGCCCGGGACGGGGCCGACAACTCCTCCCCCGACGGCCCCGCCGTGGACGTGACCACCCCGCCGGCCTCGGGCGGCGGGCCGGGCACCGCGCCCGCGGAGCTCACCGCGACCGCCTCCCCGGGCACGGTCACCCTCACCTGGACCGCTCCGGACACCGGCCGCCCGACCAGCGAGTACGAGCTGTACGTCAACGGACGGGCCACCACCGTCATCCAGTTCGGCGCGGGCGCGGTCCCCAGCGGCCGGGCGGAGCACCGGCTCACGGTGACCGAGCCCGCGGGCACGGTCTGGGCGGTGAAACTGCGGGCCCGGCTGCCCGACGGCAACTGGGGCGCTTTCTCCGCGGAGCGGAGCATCACCCTCATGGGGTGA
- a CDS encoding ABC transporter substrate-binding protein, translating into MTARTARGAAAATVAAVLITGVAACSQPAGSGGSGAADSAVVGIATEPETLSPLLGYGKDGNSKIFDGLLAHDAGMKLKPALAQALPEVSADGRTYTYRLRPGVKFSDGAPFSAKDVVFTYRTILDPTTNNASRTELDAVENVEAKGEDTVVFTLKYPYAPFAERTVLPIAPEHIAGKQDVNSGEFTTKPVGTGPYVLTGWSKGEKLNFRANPGYWGGEAAVKKFTMAVIKDDDVRATRLRAGELDAAILPPNFAKALSDQHSAKDKARRTYAAKTFDYRNVTLPTHNEVTGDPAVRQALDIAVDRTAMVEGLLEGAGKPAYGPVPTDSPWFTPGTERAHDLERAKRILDDAGWKPGGDGIRVKDGVRAAFPLWYTSGDKIRQDHALAFASDARKAGIEVRTEAGTWEVIEPRMKTEAVLAGGGSPADPDFDQYLLLKSSLGGDGFNNMAWYDNQAVDRALDEGRQSGDATARKAAYDTVQRELVKNPGYVFLTHIDHLYVVNDKWDGLTTQVEPHDHGLGSGPWWNVESWKPKQK; encoded by the coding sequence GTGACGGCCCGGACAGCACGGGGAGCGGCGGCCGCGACGGTGGCCGCCGTACTCATCACCGGCGTGGCGGCCTGTTCCCAGCCCGCGGGAAGCGGCGGATCGGGGGCCGCGGACTCCGCCGTGGTCGGCATCGCGACCGAGCCCGAGACCCTCAGCCCGCTCCTGGGCTACGGCAAGGACGGCAACTCCAAGATCTTCGACGGGCTGCTCGCGCACGACGCCGGCATGAAGCTGAAGCCCGCGCTCGCGCAGGCCCTGCCGGAGGTCTCCGCGGACGGGCGGACCTACACGTACAGGCTGCGCCCGGGCGTGAAGTTCAGCGACGGGGCGCCCTTCTCGGCCAAGGACGTCGTCTTCACGTACCGGACGATCCTCGACCCGACGACGAACAACGCCTCCCGGACCGAGCTGGACGCCGTCGAGAACGTCGAGGCGAAGGGCGAGGACACCGTCGTCTTCACGCTCAAGTACCCCTACGCGCCGTTCGCCGAGCGGACCGTCCTGCCGATCGCCCCCGAGCACATAGCGGGGAAGCAGGACGTCAACAGCGGTGAGTTCACCACCAAGCCGGTCGGCACCGGGCCGTACGTGCTGACCGGATGGTCCAAGGGGGAGAAGCTCAACTTCCGCGCCAACCCCGGCTACTGGGGCGGCGAGGCGGCGGTGAAGAAGTTCACCATGGCCGTCATCAAGGACGACGACGTACGCGCCACCCGGCTGCGCGCCGGCGAACTGGACGCGGCGATCCTGCCGCCCAACTTCGCGAAGGCCCTCAGCGATCAGCACAGCGCGAAGGACAAGGCGCGGCGGACCTACGCGGCCAAGACCTTCGACTACCGCAACGTGACCCTGCCCACGCACAACGAGGTCACCGGCGACCCGGCGGTCCGCCAGGCCCTGGACATCGCCGTGGACCGCACCGCCATGGTCGAGGGGCTCCTGGAGGGCGCGGGCAAGCCCGCCTACGGTCCGGTCCCGACCGACAGCCCGTGGTTCACACCGGGCACGGAGCGCGCGCACGACCTCGAACGGGCCAAGAGGATCCTCGACGACGCGGGCTGGAAGCCGGGCGGGGACGGCATCCGCGTCAAGGACGGAGTCCGGGCCGCCTTCCCGCTCTGGTACACCTCCGGCGACAAGATCCGCCAGGACCACGCCCTCGCCTTCGCCTCCGACGCGAGGAAGGCCGGCATCGAGGTCCGGACCGAGGCGGGCACCTGGGAGGTGATCGAACCCCGGATGAAGACCGAGGCCGTCCTCGCCGGCGGCGGCTCCCCGGCCGACCCGGACTTCGACCAGTACCTACTGCTGAAGTCCTCCCTCGGCGGCGACGGCTTCAACAACATGGCGTGGTACGACAACCAGGCCGTCGACCGGGCCCTCGACGAGGGCCGGCAGAGCGGCGACGCGACCGCGCGCAAGGCCGCGTACGACACGGTGCAGCGCGAGCTCGTCAAGAACCCCGGCTACGTCTTCCTCACCCACATCGACCACCTCTACGTCGTGAACGACAAGTGGGACGGGCTCACCACGCAGGTCGAGCCGCACGACCACGGGCTCGGCTCCGGCCCCTGGTGGAACGTCGAGAGCTGGAAGCCGAAGCAGAAGTGA
- a CDS encoding ABC transporter ATP-binding protein, with amino-acid sequence MRAGRYVQAVTDARFALAPGECLALVGESGCGKSVLASALLGLLPGNAETAGSARLSDGLDLLAADERTLARTVRGRRLGLVPQSPAAHLTPVRTIRAQLEETIRELAGAEDHRAAAEAAAERAAFPADHLDRYPHELSGGLAQRAATALALVGEAPLLLADEPTTGLDRELVHRTVDELRAHTRGAGRALLMITHDLAAAERIADTVAVMYAGRIVELAPAKAFFGAPGPRHPYARGLLDALPERAFTPVPGAPPELGSLPPGCAFAARCSAADQACRAERPELTDGVACHHA; translated from the coding sequence ATGCGCGCCGGCCGGTACGTCCAGGCCGTCACCGACGCCCGCTTCGCGCTCGCGCCCGGCGAATGCCTCGCCCTCGTCGGCGAGAGCGGCTGCGGCAAGTCGGTGCTCGCCTCCGCCCTCCTCGGGCTGCTCCCCGGCAACGCCGAGACCGCGGGATCGGCCCGGCTCTCCGACGGCCTCGACCTGCTTGCCGCCGACGAACGCACCCTCGCCCGGACCGTACGGGGCCGCCGCCTCGGCCTGGTCCCGCAGAGCCCGGCCGCGCACCTCACCCCGGTCCGCACCATCCGGGCCCAGCTGGAGGAGACCATCCGCGAACTGGCCGGAGCCGAGGACCACCGCGCTGCCGCCGAGGCCGCCGCCGAGCGCGCCGCCTTCCCCGCCGACCACCTCGACCGCTACCCGCACGAACTCTCCGGCGGGCTCGCCCAGCGGGCCGCCACCGCCCTCGCCCTCGTCGGCGAGGCCCCGCTGCTGCTCGCCGACGAGCCGACCACGGGCCTGGACCGGGAGCTGGTCCACCGCACCGTCGACGAACTGCGCGCCCACACCCGGGGCGCCGGCCGGGCCCTGCTGATGATCACGCACGACCTCGCGGCCGCCGAACGGATCGCCGACACCGTCGCCGTCATGTACGCCGGGCGCATCGTCGAACTGGCCCCGGCAAAGGCCTTCTTCGGGGCACCCGGCCCCCGCCACCCCTACGCCCGCGGGCTCCTCGACGCCCTCCCCGAACGGGCCTTCACCCCCGTCCCCGGCGCCCCGCCCGAACTCGGCTCGCTGCCGCCCGGCTGCGCCTTCGCCGCCCGCTGCTCCGCCGCCGACCAGGCCTGCCGTGCCGAGCGGCCGGAGCTCACCGACGGAGTGGCCTGCCACCATGCTTGA
- a CDS encoding ABC transporter permease, whose product MAEPVWRPAGRARRSTRALRVRSSAVVVALIVVAVLLVPPLAQLDQQAVDLSARLQPPSWAHPFGTDDVGRDLLLRCVYGLRVSLLVGLVAALAATVVGTAVGAAAGALGGWTDRVVMRVVDTLSAIPHLLLGIFVVAMFRPGVWPVVASVAVTHWLSTARIVRAEVLSLRGRPYVDAAISGGASRLRVAGRHLVPGVLPQAGLAAVLMVPHAMWHESALSFLGLGLPSHQASLGNLVQNARGSLLAGDWWPTLFPGLLLIVPTLAIAGLAGAWRDRMNPRRRSELTL is encoded by the coding sequence ATGGCTGAGCCGGTGTGGAGGCCCGCCGGGCGGGCCCGGCGCTCGACGCGCGCCCTGCGGGTGCGGTCCTCGGCGGTGGTCGTGGCGCTGATCGTGGTGGCGGTGCTGCTGGTTCCGCCGCTGGCGCAGCTGGACCAGCAGGCGGTCGACCTGTCGGCAAGGCTCCAGCCGCCCTCGTGGGCCCATCCGTTCGGCACCGACGACGTGGGCCGCGACCTGCTGCTGCGCTGCGTGTACGGACTGCGGGTCTCGCTGCTCGTCGGCCTCGTCGCCGCGCTGGCCGCGACCGTCGTCGGCACCGCGGTCGGCGCGGCCGCGGGCGCGCTGGGCGGCTGGACGGACCGGGTGGTGATGCGCGTGGTGGACACGCTGTCCGCCATCCCGCACCTGCTGCTGGGGATCTTCGTCGTCGCCATGTTCCGGCCCGGCGTCTGGCCCGTGGTCGCCTCCGTGGCGGTGACCCACTGGCTGTCGACCGCCCGCATCGTCCGCGCGGAGGTGCTCTCGCTGCGCGGCCGCCCCTACGTGGACGCGGCGATCTCGGGCGGCGCCTCGCGACTGCGGGTCGCCGGGAGGCACCTGGTGCCCGGGGTGCTCCCGCAGGCCGGACTCGCCGCGGTGCTGATGGTCCCGCACGCCATGTGGCACGAGTCCGCCCTGTCCTTCCTCGGGCTCGGCCTGCCCTCCCACCAGGCGAGCCTGGGCAACCTCGTGCAGAACGCGCGCGGTTCACTGCTCGCCGGCGACTGGTGGCCCACCCTCTTCCCCGGGCTGCTGCTGATCGTCCCCACCCTGGCGATCGCCGGGCTCGCGGGCGCCTGGCGGGACCGGATGAACCCCCGCCGCCGATCGGAGCTGACCCTGTGA
- a CDS encoding ABC transporter ATP-binding protein, with product MLELKDITAGYDRRAPVVRGAHLTLNPGQSLGLLGPSGCGKSTLARVAALLHRPDRGSVTLDGRAVTGYRHRAPRALRTAVGVVFQQPRLSADPRLRLRDLVAEPLRATGRRTEAGAEVAGWAERVGLGADLLDRRPHEVSDGQLQRACLARALVLRPRWLVCDEMTAMLDASTTAALVAVVEEYRAESGAGLLAVGHDPVLLERWCDRTTRWNEIVDD from the coding sequence ATGCTTGAGCTCAAGGACATCACCGCGGGCTACGACCGCCGCGCCCCCGTCGTCCGCGGCGCGCACCTCACCCTGAACCCCGGGCAGTCCCTCGGCCTGCTCGGGCCGAGCGGCTGCGGCAAATCCACCCTGGCCCGGGTCGCCGCCCTGCTCCACCGCCCGGACCGGGGGAGCGTGACCCTCGACGGCCGGGCCGTGACCGGCTACCGACACCGGGCCCCGCGCGCCCTGCGCACCGCGGTCGGCGTGGTCTTCCAGCAACCGCGGCTCTCCGCGGACCCCCGCCTGCGGCTGCGCGACCTCGTCGCCGAACCGCTCCGGGCGACGGGCCGGCGTACGGAGGCCGGGGCGGAGGTCGCCGGGTGGGCGGAGCGGGTCGGCCTCGGCGCCGACCTGCTCGACCGCCGCCCTCACGAGGTCAGCGACGGCCAGCTGCAACGCGCCTGCCTGGCACGGGCGTTGGTGCTGCGCCCGCGCTGGCTGGTGTGCGACGAGATGACCGCGATGCTGGACGCCTCCACGACGGCCGCCCTGGTCGCGGTGGTCGAGGAGTACCGGGCCGAGAGCGGGGCCGGGCTCCTCGCGGTCGGACACGATCCGGTGCTGCTGGAGCGCTGGTGCGACCGTACGACCCGGTGGAACGAGATCGTCGACGACTGA
- a CDS encoding SRPBCC family protein encodes MPVIRIVHQTPLPASEAWERLTDWAGHGTHVPLTRMIIETAGQTRAGTIFTARTGVGRITFDDRMEVTVWQPPAGTAPGLVRLEKRGRVVTGWAEIAFRPSPGGGTEIHWTESLRLRPLPRVLDPLVGKAGHHLFARAMTRLLAP; translated from the coding sequence ATGCCCGTTATCCGGATCGTTCACCAAACCCCTCTGCCGGCCTCCGAGGCATGGGAGCGACTGACGGACTGGGCGGGACACGGCACCCACGTCCCCCTCACCCGGATGATCATCGAGACGGCCGGACAAACCCGGGCAGGAACGATCTTCACGGCACGAACGGGCGTGGGCAGGATCACATTCGACGACCGGATGGAAGTCACCGTCTGGCAGCCCCCGGCGGGCACCGCGCCGGGCCTCGTCCGCCTGGAAAAGCGCGGCCGCGTGGTGACGGGCTGGGCGGAGATCGCCTTCCGCCCCTCCCCCGGCGGCGGCACCGAGATCCACTGGACCGAATCCCTCCGCCTGCGCCCCCTCCCCCGCGTCCTCGATCCCCTGGTCGGGAAAGCGGGCCATCACCTCTTCGCCCGGGCGATGACCCGCCTGTTGGCGCCCTAG
- a CDS encoding ATP-binding protein: protein MFGEYSVNDNQAGSAGDGPTPAPGTAAGNLPPQPSAFFGRKRELSLLHELLEDRRLITLTGVGGVGKSRLALRAVSEAIGPRPDGVWWVELSPLRDPGLLTTTIAHAVGLADHSARRLDEELCAWMADKRILLVLDTCEHLVADCRHLVGELLQSAPGLTVVVTSREPLGSPGEEVVEVRPLPCEGPDSDALALFRARAFAATPDAAAAFADPARAAVAAEVCRRLDGIPLALELAGARMRLWSLEQMAERLGERFDLLSDTRTAGLPRHQTMRTTIGWSHELCEPLERLLWARLSVFSGDFDVAAARAVCAGGPLAASRVERVLTGLVAKSVLLRTEERGAGARYRMLDTIREYGHDWLVELGEVQLVSDRHAHWYAALSEAADRGWLGPGQVDWYRRMTAEHAQLRTALEHLLGTDPEAALRMAGALWFYWFACGHVHEGRGFLERALQAAPRAGGAYHQALWALGLTTLLQGDLDTARRLGEQCTREAVLLSDPERELRAAYLHAVSVLMPGDPVRALALAGPRARAGHGGRTSGAGWLLCKLATAYALCDLGRFEEAATEARALREACAELGERWLRAYADYVLAVAALGLGEHGEAARHVRAMLSGKRLLGDRFGIALGLDLLAAAVAALGDGELAARLLGTGHAWWRTVGRPQMGSPSLTALRDQGERQARAAIGDAAYETAFLGGAAAPTG from the coding sequence GTGTTCGGTGAGTACTCGGTCAATGACAATCAGGCTGGATCCGCCGGCGACGGTCCCACGCCTGCCCCGGGCACCGCGGCGGGGAACCTGCCGCCGCAGCCCTCGGCCTTCTTCGGCCGCAAGCGCGAACTGTCGCTTCTGCACGAGCTGTTGGAGGACCGGAGGCTGATCACCCTCACCGGGGTGGGCGGTGTCGGCAAGTCCCGGCTCGCCCTGCGGGCCGTCTCCGAAGCCATCGGGCCGAGACCCGACGGCGTGTGGTGGGTGGAGCTGTCGCCGCTGCGCGATCCCGGCCTGCTCACCACGACCATCGCCCACGCCGTCGGCCTCGCCGACCACTCCGCTCGGCGCCTGGACGAGGAGCTGTGCGCCTGGATGGCCGACAAGCGGATCCTCCTCGTCCTGGACACCTGCGAGCACCTGGTGGCCGACTGCCGCCACCTGGTGGGCGAACTCCTGCAGTCTGCACCCGGGTTGACGGTCGTGGTCACCTCCCGCGAGCCGCTCGGCTCCCCGGGCGAGGAGGTCGTCGAGGTCCGCCCGCTGCCCTGCGAGGGACCCGACAGCGACGCCCTCGCCCTGTTCCGCGCCCGGGCCTTCGCCGCGACCCCCGACGCGGCGGCGGCCTTCGCCGACCCCGCGCGCGCGGCGGTCGCCGCCGAGGTGTGCCGGCGCCTCGACGGCATCCCGCTCGCCCTCGAACTCGCGGGCGCACGGATGCGGTTGTGGTCGCTGGAGCAGATGGCCGAGCGGCTAGGCGAACGCTTCGACCTGCTGTCGGACACCCGCACCGCCGGGCTGCCCCGGCATCAGACGATGCGCACCACGATCGGCTGGAGCCACGAGCTGTGCGAGCCGCTGGAACGGCTGCTGTGGGCCCGACTGTCCGTTTTCTCGGGGGACTTCGACGTCGCCGCGGCCCGCGCGGTGTGCGCGGGCGGCCCCTTGGCCGCCTCCCGCGTGGAGCGCGTGCTGACGGGACTGGTCGCCAAGTCGGTACTGCTGCGCACCGAGGAGCGGGGCGCGGGGGCCCGCTACCGGATGCTGGACACGATCCGCGAGTACGGGCACGACTGGCTGGTCGAACTCGGCGAGGTACAGCTCGTCTCCGACCGGCACGCCCACTGGTACGCGGCGCTCTCCGAGGCCGCCGACCGGGGCTGGCTGGGCCCGGGGCAGGTGGACTGGTACCGCAGGATGACCGCCGAGCACGCACAGCTCCGCACGGCCCTGGAACACCTGCTGGGCACCGACCCGGAGGCCGCCCTGAGGATGGCCGGGGCGCTGTGGTTCTACTGGTTCGCCTGCGGGCACGTGCACGAGGGCCGGGGCTTCCTGGAACGCGCCCTGCAGGCCGCCCCGCGCGCGGGCGGGGCGTACCACCAGGCCCTGTGGGCGCTCGGGCTCACCACGCTGCTCCAGGGCGACCTGGACACGGCCCGCCGCCTGGGCGAGCAGTGCACGCGGGAGGCCGTCCTCCTGTCGGACCCCGAGCGGGAGCTGCGTGCGGCCTACCTGCACGCGGTGTCGGTGCTGATGCCGGGCGATCCCGTACGGGCCCTCGCGCTGGCCGGCCCGCGGGCCCGGGCGGGCCACGGCGGGCGCACGAGCGGCGCGGGCTGGCTGCTGTGCAAGCTGGCCACCGCATACGCCCTGTGCGACCTGGGGCGGTTCGAGGAGGCGGCGACGGAGGCGCGGGCCCTGCGGGAGGCCTGCGCGGAGCTGGGCGAGCGCTGGCTGCGGGCCTACGCGGACTACGTCCTGGCGGTGGCGGCGCTGGGCCTGGGCGAACACGGGGAAGCCGCCCGGCACGTACGGGCGATGCTCTCCGGGAAGCGGCTGCTCGGCGACCGCTTCGGCATCGCGCTGGGCCTCGATCTGCTGGCCGCGGCGGTGGCCGCGCTGGGCGACGGTGAGCTGGCGGCGCGCCTGCTGGGCACCGGGCACGCCTGGTGGCGCACGGTCGGCCGGCCGCAGATGGGCTCGCCCTCGCTGACGGCCCTGCGGGACCAGGGCGAGCGGCAGGCTCGGGCGGCGATCGGCGACGCCGCGTACGAGACGGCCTTCCTGGGCGGCGCGGCCGCACCCACCGGCTGA
- a CDS encoding acyl-CoA dehydrogenase family protein, with protein MAEFTMELNDDQKQVQEWIHGFAADVIRPAAAEWDEREETPWPVIQEAAKVGIYSLDFYAQQFFDPTGLGIPMAMEELFWGDAGIALSIVGTGLAAIGVVANGTEEQIGTWIPQMYGTPDDVKVAAFCSSEPDAGSDVGAMRTRAVYDQAKDEWVLNGTKTWATNGGIANVHIVVAVVDAELGTKGHASFIVPPNTPGLSQGQKFKKHGIRASHTAEVVLEDVRIPGSCLLGGKEKLDERLARARERARSGGGERVKNAAMATFEASRPAVGAMAVGTARAAYEVALDYAKTRTQFGRPIIDNQGVAFQLADMRTQIDAARLLVWRASWMAVAGRPFTSAEGSMSKLFASEVAKKVTAQAVQILGGNGFTREYPVERMHRDSAIYTIFEGTSEIQRLVIARTISGVPIR; from the coding sequence ATGGCGGAGTTCACCATGGAGCTCAACGACGACCAGAAGCAGGTGCAGGAATGGATCCACGGCTTCGCCGCCGACGTGATCCGGCCCGCCGCCGCTGAATGGGACGAGCGCGAGGAGACTCCCTGGCCCGTCATCCAGGAGGCCGCCAAGGTCGGCATCTACTCCCTGGACTTCTACGCCCAGCAGTTCTTCGACCCGACGGGCCTCGGCATCCCGATGGCCATGGAGGAGCTCTTCTGGGGCGACGCGGGCATCGCCCTGTCCATCGTCGGCACCGGACTCGCGGCCATCGGCGTCGTCGCCAACGGCACCGAGGAGCAGATCGGCACCTGGATCCCGCAGATGTACGGCACCCCGGACGACGTGAAGGTCGCCGCCTTCTGCTCCTCCGAGCCGGACGCCGGGTCGGACGTCGGGGCCATGCGGACCCGGGCGGTGTACGACCAGGCCAAGGACGAGTGGGTGCTGAACGGCACCAAGACCTGGGCGACCAACGGCGGCATCGCCAACGTGCACATCGTGGTGGCCGTCGTCGACGCGGAGCTCGGGACCAAGGGCCACGCCTCCTTCATCGTGCCGCCGAACACCCCGGGGCTGTCGCAGGGGCAGAAGTTCAAGAAGCACGGGATCCGGGCCTCGCACACCGCCGAGGTGGTGCTGGAGGACGTACGGATCCCCGGGTCCTGCCTGCTCGGCGGCAAGGAGAAGCTGGACGAGCGCCTCGCCCGAGCCCGCGAGCGGGCCCGCAGCGGCGGGGGCGAGCGAGTGAAGAACGCGGCGATGGCCACCTTCGAGGCCTCCCGGCCGGCGGTCGGCGCGATGGCGGTGGGTACGGCGCGGGCGGCGTACGAGGTGGCCCTGGACTACGCGAAGACGCGGACGCAGTTCGGGCGCCCGATCATCGACAACCAGGGCGTGGCCTTCCAGCTCGCCGACATGCGGACCCAGATCGATGCGGCCCGGCTGCTGGTGTGGCGGGCCTCGTGGATGGCGGTCGCGGGTCGGCCGTTCACCTCGGCGGAGGGCTCGATGTCGAAGCTCTTCGCGAGCGAGGTGGCCAAGAAGGTCACCGCGCAGGCGGTGCAGATCCTGGGCGGCAACGGGTTCACCCGTGAGTACCCGGTGGAGCGGATGCACCGGGACAGTGCGATCTACACGATCTTCGAGGGGACGAGCGAGATCCAGCGCCTCGTCATCGCCCGCACCATCTCCGGCGTCCCCATTCGCTAG